In Triticum aestivum cultivar Chinese Spring chromosome 5B, IWGSC CS RefSeq v2.1, whole genome shotgun sequence, the following proteins share a genomic window:
- the LOC123112891 gene encoding mediator of RNA polymerase II transcription subunit 4, with protein sequence MMQSHMPSPARLGVTASSPSLPPNQSPANPTSSPPQQANPPPASAAASAAGAAVPTLTTSPALLPLLPPLPRAQSLLHLISSLASNLFELAPNRAAWISSYRGSLPNFLASSSASAAPTPLPAPVSTTKEAMSMLTSLQTQLFETVAELQETLDLQDARAKLAREARAKDASLLAFAKKLREAHHVLDRLVDDYADYRRDPKRPRGAAAVDEPEPVSHGDFGASLHSKLKLDDILTYAHRISYTTFAPPEHGAGLPLRGALPPAPQDNELRMSQLYQFADLDVGVPKKPLETEGVTAEMESMPLFELPVEEPPRPSMLPITVPPGWQKGLPALLPDIPVPPPGWKPGDPIELGGIIPAVKPEEQRPSVPIPVGVQPMVPRAQEPIQVAAVNLDIISSSSDEYSSDVGSSDEDDED encoded by the coding sequence atgaTGCAGTCGCACATGCCGTCGCCGGCGAGGCTGGGGGTGACCGCCTCGTCGCCGTCGCTCCCGCCCAACCAGTCTCCCGCGAAccccacctcctcgccgccgcaGCAGGCCAACCCGCCGCCCGCGAGCGCGGCCGCGTCCGCGGCCGGAGCCGCGGTCCCAACCCTAACCACCTCGCCGGCGCTGCTCCCGCTCCTGCCGCCGCTCCCGCGCGCGCAGTCGCTGCTCCACCTCATCTCATCCCTCGCCTCCAACCTCTTCGAGCTCGCGCCCAACCGCGCCGCCTGGATCTCGTCGTATCGGGGCTCGCTCCCCAACTTCCTCGCGTCGTCGTCGGCGTCCGCGGCGCCTACGCCGCTGCCGGCCCCGGTCTCCACCACCAAGGAGGCCATGTCGATGCTCACCTCCCTCCAGACGCAGCTCTTCGAGACCGTCGCCGAGCTGCAGGAGACCCTCGACCTGCAGGACGCGCGCGCCAAGCTCGCTCGCGAGGCGCGCGCCAAGGACGCTTCGCTGCTCGCCTTCGCGAAGAAGCTGCGTGAGGCCCACCACGTGCTCGACCGCCTCGTCGACGACTACGCCGACTACCGCCGCGATCCCAAGCGCCCGCGCGGCGCTGCCGCTGTCGACGAGCCCGAGCCGGTGTCGCACGGCGACTTCGGCGCGTCCCTCCACTCCAAGCTCAAGCTGGACGACATCTTGACCTATGCGCATCGCATAAGCTACACGACCTTTGCGCCGCCGGAGCATGGTGCTGGGCTGCCTCTGAGGGGTGCATTGCCGCCTGCACCACAGGATAACGAGCTGCGGATGTCGCAGCTGTATCAGTTTGCTGATTTGGATGTTGGGGTGCCCAAGAAACCCCTGGAAACAGAGGGGGTCACAGCAGAGATGGAGTCCATGCCGCTATTCGAGCTACCGGTGGAAGAGCCTCCACGGCCATCTATGCTACCAATCACAGTGCCACCAGGTTGGCAGAAAGGTTTGCCTGCTCTGCTTCCTGATATTCCAGTGCCGCCACCTGGATGGAAGCCTGGGGACCCGATCGAGCTTGGTGGCATCATTCCTGCTGTCAAGCCTGAGGAACAACGACCCAGTGTACCGATTCCTGTTGGGGTGCAGCCAATGGTGCCAAGGGCCCAAGAGCCAATACAGGTCGCAGCTGTGAACCTTGACATTATCAGTTCTAGCAGCGATGAGTACAGTAGCGACGTCGGGAGCTCAGATGAAGACGATGAGGACTAA
- the LOC123112892 gene encoding histone-binding protein MSI1, whose translation MDGGSGSSFQAVAAAAAMEMEEYLNWKKNAPVLYDLVMSHPLEWPSLTVQWLPSGSPASARSHRLVLGTHASDDSANHLMLVDAVLPLPPRLAAAAAAEDRAVPAPSVSIGRSAPHQGEVNRARCMPQRPYTVATKTCVDEVHVYHLGEDGEKGGADVVLRGHGAEGYGLAWSATKEGFLLSGSYDKKICLWDLKAGNGAPVLDAQQVFEAHEDVVEDVAWHLKDENLFGSVGDDCKFMMWDLRTNKPEQSIVAHQKEVNSLSFNPFNEWILATASGDGTIKLFDQRKLSRSLHAFDNHEGEVFQVEWNPNMETVLASHAADKRVMIWDVSRIGEEQADEDAGDGPPELLFVHGGHTAKISELSWNPSEKWVVASVAEDNVLQIWEMAESIYSDDNSNNANSASCLST comes from the exons ATGGACGGCGGCTCCGGCTCCTCCTTCCAGGCCGTAGCGGCGGCCGCCGCCATGGAGATGGAGGAGTACCTCAACTGGAAGAAGAACGCGCCGGTGCTCTACGACCTCGTCATGTCCCACCCGCTCGAGTGGCCCTCGCTCACCGTCCAGTGGCTCCCCTCGGGGTCGCCGGCCTCCGCCCGCTCCCACCGCCTCGTCCTCGGCACCCACGCCTCCGACGACTCCGCCAACCACCTCATGCTCGTCGACGCCGTGCTCCCGCTCCCGCCGCGCctggccgccgcggccgccgccgaggACCGCGCCGTCCCGGCCCCGTCCGTGTCCATCGGCCGCTCGGCGCCGCATCAGGGCGAGGTCAACCGCGCCCGGTGCATGCCGCAGCGGCCGTACACCGTGGCCACCAAGACCTGCgtcgatgaggtgcacgtgtaccACCTCGGGGAGGACGGTGAGAAGGGCGGCGCGGATGTCGTGCTCAGGGGCCATGGCGCGGAGGGGTATGGGCTGGCGTGGAGCGCCACGAAGGAGGGGTTCCTGCTGAGCGGCTCGTATGATAAGAAGATTTGCCTGTGGGATCTCAAGGCCGGGAATGGAGCCCCGGTTCTGGACGCGCAGCAGGTGTTTGAG gcTCATGAggatgttgttgaagatgttgcttGGCACCTTAAGGATGAAAACCTATTTGGATCTGTTGGCGATGACTGCAAGTTCATGATGTGGGACCTGCGTACGAACAAACCAGAACAATCTATAGTTGCGCACCAAAAGGAA GTTAACTCTCTGTCCTTCAATCCATTTAATGAATGGATCTTGGCTACAGCATCTGGTGATGGAACTATTAAGCTGTTTGACCAGCGAAAACTATCTAGAAGCTTGCATGCTTTCGACAACCATGA GGGCGAGGTTTTCCAGGTTGAGTGGAATCCAAACATGGAGACTGTATTAGCATCCCATGCTGCAGACAAAAGGGTGATGATATGGGACGTTAGCAG GATCGGCGAGGAGCAGGCGGACGAGGACGCGGGCGACGGGCCACCGGAGCTGCTTTTCGTCCACGGCGGGCACACGGCCAAGATCTCGGAGCTGTCGTGGAACCCCAGCGAGAAGTGGGTGGTGGCCAGCGTGGCGGAGGACAACGTGCTGCAGATCTGGGAGATGGCCGAGAGCATATACAGCGACGACAACAGCAACAACGCCAACAGCGCCTCGTGCCTGTCCACATAA